The Zootoca vivipara chromosome 5, rZooViv1.1, whole genome shotgun sequence genome includes the window AGAAATATGAAACCTTGAATGAGAAGATGCcgttacataaaagaaaaaaaatggtattTGCACTGTAAAATGATGAGGCAACATGGGCACTTCCATGTCCTACAATACTGAACTTGAAGGCCAAGAACTACTCCATAAGTGTTTCCTAAAAATCATTCAACAGAAAACTAACCCAACATTGATCATAACTACAGGAATCTGAATACCTGTATAAAACAGCTACATACTCGGAAGGTTGTGCGTTTGCTGCAGATCTGCTGAGGAGTGTGAGAAAGGGTCAAAATATGGTGCTGGGTACAGAATCTAGCTTCCTGAGAATCTCAACTTTCATTTCTTGTtgtaaataaaaagtttaaaatccTTATAGCTATTAAAATACACTCAAAACTGTGTTGAGGGGGCAACAGCTACAAAAATATCCAAAGTCAGGGAATTTACTAAAGATTTCCAGGTATTGGGACACAGTTTTAATGCTCACATATAGTTTCTGGCCCTTCATCACTAGCAGAACCAAAATCTACGCAAAATAGAGAAATGATGCACACCTGTCAATTTTCACTTTGAAGAAAGCcaatggtgggggggggcggggcggacaaCGCAGAGTAAACATCTTGGCTACATAGAATTAGCTTCTGCATGAACAATGAAGGAGACCTCCAGCGTGAACTGACTGATAATTCTTAAGGCATGTGTTactaaagaaaaaaggaagtatCTATCTTCCATAAATACAATAATTCTATCCTGATTTTGTTACATAACAAAAAGAATGGCTACCAAAATataaggaagaaaaaaacaggTGCGTTTTCAAATGTCCCTATTTGAAACCTATATGAAGTCCAGCTCGATAACAACTTGCATGATTACGTTCCCTTTACCAAAGAAGCTCTCGTGGTCAAAGTTTTCTGCGAGTTTTCATCATGTGCAGGATGTCAATACAACTGCTGGAGGAAAATAAACTGAGGTTCTGAATAGCCAGTGATGGTAGACCTCAAAAGTGTGTCTGACTGGGGTGACTGACTATCTGTGACAGGCAACAGAACTTGATGGTCCTCTGTTCCAAAGGGGAGAGGTAATGCTATATCTGAAGGCTTCACATCAGCAGATTCCAGCAAAGGGCTTTTCTCATTTGGAATGGAGTCTTGATCATTGAAGGAATGGTCAAGTGTGATGGGATCCAGAGGGTTCTCCGAACCTGTGAAAGCAAACAGAACTAAAATTGTGTTCATTGCTAAAAGTTGTGCACAGGAAGACCCAGGAAGAGAAGATATGATTTCCCCCTGCAAATGATTCAAGAACACTCACTACTATTTACTAGTCTTCAAGCCTTCATAGATGTCTATTGTAAACCTGAAAACAAAACTTGTAACTGGGATTTAAAGTTCACGTTTGGGCTACAAGAATTATCAGCAAAATTCCATAACTGAATGACTGATGGCCCTGACTTCAAGGACTAATCTCATTACAGAtttgggtggagggaaggagaatcTCAGAACCACCACCTCAAAACCAGTATTTTCATTATGACGGAATTTGGTACTAGATTAGTTCATTTCAGGTATCTGCCCTATAAAGTCAAGTGCATCTTCATACATGACAGCTAGTAGGGGACCTAAACATGTACCTAGGCAGGCTCAGCAATGCCATTCCTTCATCACATTATTAACGTACAGGGTTGACACTCTTGGCAAAGGGTAGCGGGTCTCCCATTGGCAGCACTTTTGAGACTGGATTAACCACAGAGTATACGGAGGCACAGTCCAAAGAATCCACCATTTTAGTATGGCTAAGTTAGTCTTTGGGTGGCATTGCTGAACAGCTAACCTTTTTACCTGTGATTCCACAAGTAGTAGATATTAGTTCTTAAATAACCAGCACTTACCTGCATGAACCTTTGCTTTGTGTTTCTTTAGGTTTTTTATATCTGTGTAGGAGTTTCCACACAGCTCACAGACAAATGGTCTTTCACCTTAAACAAAAATTGTCAATTAGACTTCATAgatgtgcagtgcaatcctaagggCTTCCCACAACCAAAAACAAGTTTCTATAGCCACTTCATCTCAAACTCCACCCAGGTTTCTATGGCAAAGTTGCTTAAGGGAAACAACTTGTTTAGGAAATAACAAGTTACAAAGTGACTTTGATTCTCAGGCATAAGGCTTTTCGATTCCTTCAAAACTGGTGTCCAATACCAGAGGACAAGAGCACATTTAATGTGGAATTGCTATCATTTCACAATTCTTTATTAGAGAATTACATATAAAGATCATAATCCGCAGTTCACATACATATAGGAAGCTCCCTCATACAATGTCAGACtgttggtccctctagctcagaattgtctacactgactggcagaagctccaggatttcagacagaagtTTCTCCCAAcccagcctggagatgccaggaattgaacctgagacctcctccttgcaaggcagatgctctacctctaaGTTATGGCCCTTCTAATACAGACAATTAGAAAGGTAGGTAGGAGGATCATGCTAACTGAAACTAGATGATGTGTAGTATACTATCATTTAACTATTTGACATTAAATGACTTTGAGTAAGCACAAACCTGCATACAGGGCATGGAAAAGGTAAGAGGGAGGAGCACGCCTGAAAACTAACCTGTATGGGACCGAAAATGCTTGCTGAGCTCTCCTGAAGAAATGAAGCTTTTGCTACAAATTCCACATATATAAGGTTTCTCTCCTATAGGGAAAAGGAGTGGATGAACTCAGTACACAACCTAGCAATAATGCATGTGAAGACCTCATGAAATCTCAAGTGTATGGACACACTTCATTCTCCGCTATTAGTAGACacagatgcgggtggtgctgtggtctaaaccactgagtctcttgggctcaCCAGTTGGAAGGTCACACATACATCCACCCAGACTAGCAGCAGTTCtcaacctggtgggatgagtctcatgactggaatatagtaatagagggatacaatctatttaagagaaatagaccaaataggaaaggaggaggagtagctttatatgttagggatgtgtatacctgtgaagagatccaggatttaaaacttcaaagccaaattgagagtatctgggtcaaaattaagggagagaaaaataacagtggtctcattgtgggagtttactatagatccccaagccaaactgaggacacagatgatgccttcctggaacagatggccaagcattcaaaaggaagtgagatagtagtaatgggggatttcaactatcctgatatttgttggatgtcaaactcagccaagagcataaggtcgaacagattcctcactggccttgcagacaacttcattgtccagaaagtgggagaagcaacaagaggatcagccattttagatctggtcctaaccaatagtgatgacttggttagtggggtagaagtggcaggatcattaggtgggagtgaccatgctcttctggagtttattatccagcggaaaggagtaaccaagcatactaagactcaaattctagactttaagaaagccgacttcagaaaacttagggaaacgctgggtgaaatcccatggacagtaatactaaaagggaagggagttcatgatggttgggagtttgttaaaagggagatattaaaagcacaacttcaggcaataccaatgagatggaaacatggaaggtgcctaaagaagccaggctggctatctaaagaacttttgactgagttaagatttaaaaggaatatgtacaaaaaatggaaaaggggggaaatctccagagaggaattcaaacatatagccagcacgtgtagagacaaagtcagaaaagctaaagcacagaatgaactcaggctcgccagacaGGTTAAAAGCCAcgaaaagggcttttatgggtatgtccgtagcaaaaggaagaacaaggaaacagtggggtcactcagaggagaagatggtgaaatgcaaacaggggacagagaaagggcagaactcctcaatgccttctttgcctcagtcttctccaagaaagaaaacaatgcctgacctgaagaatatggagcagatgattcagcaggggaaacacagcccagaataagtaaggaggtagtacaagaatacttggctagtttagatgtattcaagtctccagggccagatgaactacatccaagagtattaaaagaactggcagaggtgatttcagaaccactagcaataatctttgaaaattcctggagaacaggcgaagttccagaagactggaggagggcaaatgttgtccctattttcaaaaaggggaaaagagaggacccaaacaattaccgcccagtcagcctgacatcaataccaggaaagattctagagcagatcattaagcaaacagtctgtgagcacctagaaagaaactctgtgatcactaaaagtcagcatgggtttctgaaaaataagtcatgtcagactaatctgatctcattttttgacagaattacaagcctggtagatgaagggaacgctgtggatgtagcctatcttgatttcagcaaggcctttgacaaggtgccccatgatattcttgtaaagaagctggtaaaatttgggctagacaatgctaccattcagtggatttgtaactggcttactgaccgaacccaaagggtgctcatcaatggctcctcctcatcctggagagtagtgactagtggggtgccacagggttctgtcttgggcccagtcttgttcaacatctttatcaatgacttggatgatgggcttgagggcatcctgagcaagtttgcagatgacaccaaattgggaggggtggctaacaccccagaggacaggatcacacttcagaatgaccttaacagattagacaactgggccaaagcaaacaagatgaattttaacaaggagaaatgtaaagtactgtactacacttgggcaaaaaaaatgaaaggcacaagtacaggatgggagacacctggcttgagagcagtacatgtgaaaaggatctaggagtcttggtagaccacaaacttgacatgagtcagcagtgtgatgcagcagctaaaaaagccaatgcaattctgggctgcatcaataggagtatagcatctaaatcaagggaagtaatagtaccactgtattctgctctggtcagacctcacctggagtactgtgtccagttctgggcaccacagttcaagaaggatactgataagctggaacgtgtccagaagagggcaaccaaaatggtcaaaggcctggaaacgatgccttatgaggaacggcttagggagctgggtatgtttagcctggagaagagaaggttaaggggtgatatgatagccatgttcaaatatataaaaggatgtcatatagaggagggtgaaatgttgttttctgctgctccagagaagcggacacggagcaacggattcaaactacaagaaagaaaattccacctaaacattaggaagaacttcctgacagtaagagctgttcggcagtggaatttgctgccaaggagtgtggtggagtctccttctttggaggtctttaagcagaggcttgacagccatctgtcaggaatgctttgatggtgtttcctgcttggcagggggttggactggatggcccttgtggtctcttccaactctatgattctatgattctatgattctaaagcatCTCTGAGATTTTGCCTAATCTCTATTCACGAGATTTCTAGAAAATCATGCATGCAAAGTATGCATTCTTTTGCTGAGCTCTGCTGTTGACCTCAAGCACCTCATTTAACCTCAAGCACCTCTGGTATTCTCAAACAATctatctccaccaccaccccttagcTTTTAAGATCAGGTGTGTTCATAGTGGCATGGTTGCCAAATGAAAGCTGGGCTTATCATGGTGTTTAGCTCAGCAGGCAATAAAGCAGGCAAGAACAGGTAAACTCATTTACACTTTGCATATTTTCTTGCCTGTTGCACTGCCCTACAAGGCCATACACTTCCCGTTCCATATCTATAGCACTCTATGCAATTTGGTTTCACCATCTCTCTCGTGTCTTCCACTTTGGATCTCACCTGTATGCTTTCTTGAATGAGTGATGAGTGAACTTGAGACTGCAAAGGCTTTCCCACAGGTGTCACAGACATACGGCTTTTCTCCTGTATGCCGCCGCACATGATATGTCAGTGTGCTTGCCTGTGCAAATCGCTGCCCACATCTATCGCAGACATATGGTTTTTCTCCACTGTGCTTCCTAAAAGGAAAGGAGCTTGTTAGATTCTACTGGTACACCAATCGGTTTCCCTGGACAACAGCCCTATTAAAACGGTCAAAGAACACATGCAGGCATAAATAGCAGAAGGGACGTCAGGCTGCGTAGGCTAGCTCGTGTTCCATGTTCCAGTTGGCTCTACCCCCAACTTTCCTGCATTGACcaggaaggtctgaagggggATTGTGTGCTCAGGTGAATGTACTTAAGAGTCCTCCCCTTGAATGGGAACCCCTGCATTATCAGGATTCATGACCATGGGAAGGATTACCCACACATTCAGCTGAAAGCAGGAAGTATCTGCCTTCAGACTTTCCCATTCAATGTGGGAAGGTCAGAGAGGGGACAAGGAAACAACGGGTACAGATGGTGTGCAGGCACACAGCCTGTGCCCCCTTCACATTGTATACCCATATGCATTCTCtgaatgcatggggggggggacctaagcTCCCTAACTTAAGCGGTCAGTTTCAGATGAAGTCCTTTTACTCACCTGGCATGAATCTTCAGATTGCTAGAGGTTGCAAACTGCAGGTTGCAGGCATCACACTTGTACGGTTTCTCCTCCCCGTGATGCATGCGGCTGTGGAAAACCAGCTGGCATTTTTGAGCAAAGCCTTTGTCACAGAGTTCACATTTGTATGGCTTTTCACCTGTGTAGAGAATTGAGCTGCTTGCTTTAGCAGTGTCTTGTGAAGGATGAGGTTTTTCAGATGAGAAGCGACAGCAAACCGGAGGATGGGGGCAAAGTTCGGCATAAAGGGAAAGTATGTCAAAGACTACTTGACCGTGTATAAATTTGAGCAGATAGGGCCCTAAATAACTattccaaatgtcaaggaaataaacaactatctgacttttagaagacatctgaaggcagccctgtttagggaagttttaaatgtttgatgttgttgcttttattattaataggaatattctgttgggagccacccagagtggctggggaaacccagccaatgggcagagtataaataataatattattattactattattattattattatattgcggCTCCCACAACAAACAGTTTAAAAAGACTACCAAAAATACTGGTATAAGCATTGTGTGTCACCAAGCTGAACACATCACCGTAGTTGTGTACTGACGCCTGGCAGAGGTATGTTAACACTGCTGCCTTTGTAATTACAGCTGGGTAGCAAGAAATGGTGTTTATCAAGCCAGCAGCAGTAACGTGCCACACATGGCTGCTTGGTCACAAGTCTGCAGGCTTGTACTAGaggcaaaagaaaatgaatatgGTTTATAGTGTACAGTAACACAATCCATGCCTAATACGGTTAATGAGCATATGAAACTGACCTATACTGAGcaagaccattggttcatcagTTACTGTACAATGATAGACCCTGGCTCACCTAGGTTTCAGATCAGAGTATTCCACAGCCCTACTTAGATATGTCAGGAATCGACCttatgcatgcagagcatgtgctttatCGCACAGACATGGCCCTTTATGGTTTGAATAAATGAGCAAGCTATTGGTATTTGTAACTTGATGTGGAAGAAAGTAGTCCCCTGCAATGCCAGTGTAGGGGAATcttaaaaaaatagtaattgtACAAAtttgataaaaataaaacattggcGGTAAGGAATATTCCACTCACAATATTGCCATAATCATTCAAAAGCAACTATCAACCCACAATACTGAAGAAGGGAAAGCAACTTCTCTGGGAGAGAATGAGGGTCTTTCTGCTCACTTTCACAAGAGGCAACTCCCAACACAAAGCAAGGAGCCTACCTGTATGGGTTCTTACATGTGTTTTCAGCTGGTTGCACTGCGTAAAGGCCTTCCCACAGAGCTGGCACACGTACGGTTTGACTCCTTTGTGGATCCTCATGTGCCGCCTCAGACTACTAGCTTCGGAAAACACCTTGCCACAGGTGTTACACACTGGCTTGGCCTTGGGGTATTTCGGATCCAGTTCCTCTCCTGAGCTTTCCAGCTGGTAAGAGTTCTTGTCACTGGCGATGTTGGACAAGCAGTGCTCCTTCAAAGCACAATCCTGCTGCGCTTTACCCCGTTTGGACTTCATAGTCATCGTCTGGACAAGGATCTCCTGCGCAGCAAAGGTTTCACTCTCCACCACAGGTGTAAGCTGCAGCTCAGAATTATCCCCACCTTGGGCAGCTTGCTCCGTGATCTCTGTGGCGAGCTTATTTGCATCTAAAAACATCTCCACTGCAGAGTTCTCTGCAGCATCACTTGGATATTGTGCTGGCTTGTTTGGCAGGTTTTTGGGAGAGCTGAAGGCCTTCTTTCGCTTTTTGGTTTGAAGAGATTTTTTCCCTGTGGTTGCTATCAAGACTGGGGACTGCACCGTGTCCACTGAAGGGGAATCCAATCTCTCTTGGCTGTTATAGTCACGAAGGGTTAGCAGGCAAGTCTGCTGGTTCAATGCAATATTCCCAGTGATACTAGAGATTTCTGTAGAAGAGGGATTAGCAATAAAAGCAAAGTCTTCCATCTTTATTTTACATTTAGTGACCACCTCCTCCACTTTGAGATAGTCGGCAGCCTGATGTATTTCTTTAACATTCCAGCTGCAAGGGAAAAAGGTTAAATGGGAATGTACCAGCTGAAGAAAACAGGCTGTCTTATAGAATTAGCATAAATACTAAGTGGATAGAAACTGGTGAAGCTTGAAATCAGGTTTTTATAATATAGACtggaatttttcatttttttaaaaaaatcaaatgtattacatattcctttaaaaataatctaGTTTAAAAGCTGAATTTAATAAGAGTTCTCATCAACCACTGCTCTTTTCCAGTGTGGTGCCGTGGTTGAACATCTAATTTGCACAACAGAGACTCAGGTTCAGATCCCACTATCCAAAAGGTGCCCTTCAGATCCAGTTTATAACCAGGTTATTAGAAACATAAGTTTTCCATAATCAAACATGAGAGCTAAAGTTAAGAATttgattaaaataaatatattaaatcctAGGAAAGGTGTTAAGTATGAGCCACACATCTCAAGACCACAGTCAGTAATCCTAATATTTTGAAAATCATCAAGTGTTTATATTTTGAAACTGGTCAAAACTAAAGGACAAGTAACACTGGTCTCACCCACAGGCTCGTTGCTGCTGCACAAAAGACCCCTTAAGCCCATTTTCTTCACAACTGGGAAATCAACTGAAATTCACGAAAAGCCCCTCCCCTTCTTTCACAATTTCCCTGTGTCTTGACTCAGGCAATAATAGTCTTTGCAAAAGCCTCTATTTCTGCTTACCTTTTCTCAGTGACCCCTTACTTCTTATAACTTTTGCCTTTGCCTCAGGATGCATGGAAGAAAATGGCTGATATGCATAGTGGAGGAAGAGTAATAAAAAAGGTAAGGTcaatgacccctggacggttaagtccagtcaaaggcaactatggggtgcagcacccatctcgcttcaggccaagggagcaggtgtTTTCcaaatcatgtggccagcatgactaaactgcttctgacgcaacagaacaccatgaaaGAAGCCAGTGcatgaaaacgctgtttaccttcctgacatagtgtggattcaaaccgccaacctccCCATCAGCaggctcaagaggctcagtggtttagaccacagcaccacccatgtccctgaggAGGGAGGGTGTGGAAATAGGGAACATCTTTAAGCAGCTGCTTGCAATGCAACAACTGAGGTTGCAGTATAGTACTAAAACAGAGGCAGTGCAGGCCCAAGATGATCACAGTCCAATGGGAACTGAATTCTGTGTAAATTGCAGGCACGGGGAGTAAAGGGCTGAAGCCCCACTAAACCAGGGTCATGATCTGGATCTAGTAGATTATGCTGCTCATTTCTGAAAGAAAAGTAATGCACTCAAGGGCATCACTTATAGTTTAGCCCTCAGTTCCCTTCCATTTGCTATTTATATCCCTCTGGGGGGCAAAGGCGAACTAGGTTGAGAAACTGTTCCCTTAAATAATCtctggcaaaactagaattagtgtTTGCATCCTTATGTTATAATATTGGCCTATGAAACAGACAGTTACTCTCTTGAATGAGGAGCCTGAAACCGTAGCGACATCAACTATCAGGTGGGTGGCATTATCCTTGCATATCCTAGTTGTATTCTCTGACCTCTTTGCCCTCTCTCAATTCGTGACATGTCAACTTAAATTGCAAGCCGTCAGGCAGCAACCTGTCTTTTTAGTTCTCTGTGAATGTCTTATTCCGAATACTCTGCAGACAAATGCCCAGCCTTATTGTATTACCTGTCAAGGTTTAAATCTCCTGTATATATGAACTCCAGAAGTTTCTGAAATCCATCAGCCTTCACTTGATTCTGATCCAAAAATATGTTACTCTCCGAAGTATCCCTGTAAAAAGCCCCAAAGTACTCGCTAAAGGAAGCCAGAACATTTCGGTGAGCTTTAAACTGGCATTCACCAATAACGATGGTGCAGTCACAAAGGAAGCCCACCTCTCGCTGTTTGTTCAGTCTCTCCAGTAGGTGCTCACAGTGATGGGAATACTGCATTTTGGGTATTGAGACACAGCTTCCTTGCTTTGGTCTGAGAAGGCAAAGGAACATATTTAGTATCAGTATGCCAGGCTCAGAAAAGAATATAGATGTACTATAGTTCCCACTCAAGGATCTTAAACTTTTAAGCAATCCTGCACTTAAGGACAAATTATGTGAACAATATCACATGCAACAAGTTTTCCTGTTACTTGCCACTAAAATCAGATTATTAAATTTTACAGACTGGTTTGGGTCACAACTATCATTTTTATatgataaagggtaaagggacccctgaccattaggtccagtcgtgaccgactctggggttgcgcgctcatctcgcattattggccgagggagccggcatatagcttccaggtcatgtggccagcatgacaaagctgcttctggagaaccagagcagcacatggaaatgccgtttaccttcccgctgttgcggttcctatttatctacttgcattttgacgtgctttcgaactgctaggttggcaggagctgggaccaagcaacgggagctcaccccatcacaggaattcgaaccgccgaccttctgatcagcaagccctaggctcagtggtttaaccacttaTTGAAAATTTGATGTCCCACATTTcaatggttttttttgttgttgtcccaGACTGCATCATGTAGGTCTTGTTTACTCTGCCAAGAATTAAAGATTAGTATCTCATAGCTATTATCCATAGTTATTATTCATACAGCATGTAGTTCCTACAAAGAAGGCACATCCATAAAGAAAATATGGCATCCAAATATAAATTGCTAGGATAAAGATCCAATTGGATGCAAATCTGCATGGATATGTTGCATATAGAACACACATATTTACGGGTGTGTTAGATGTAGTTTCGAATCCTGACTGTAGGTAAGCCATTCTGGGAGCCTTTTCAGCTAAACAGTGGGGTACAAATGCTCAAAATAAGTAATTTTAAGTACTTCCTAAATagaacctttgtaaaatatgAACTGGGCTCAAATTCAACAATCCCCATAGACAAAAAGAAATCCAGTATGTAACTATTCTGGAGTGTTCACAGGCCACTGCCTTTGTCTGAAAGTACACACTCAAACCAACAGGGGTAATTTAATTATCACCATCCTTCCAGCCTTCTCAGTCCAACCAAGCGCAAGGATGGTTACAGACACCCCCCAATAACCTCAGCCAGCCTACTCCTGAAAACTGACATCAATTCTACCACCCATTTAGCACATCATTTTGCTCCCATACTGTTACCATCACAACTGAACTGTAAATTTCAGCTTGTTCAGCTAGCAGGTAAATTCCTCCCGGCTTGCTTAACTGACCCCCAAGCATGTACGCAACTGCACTTGCCTGTTGTAATCTTACGCCAACTATGCCTCTTCCCAACAAGCTCACTCAGCGCTTTGGGGGCAGCAGTcaccactgtgttcagtggcTCCTGTTTCTTATTAATTCTTTTTTGCAAATCACTTGGAGGGGTTTGGCGGGTTTGTTTGTCTGACCAATCCACCGGTTATAAATTGGATGAAATAGATAGATATAATCATGCTTAGGATGGCAGCTCTACTTCCTAGAaccatagagctgaaagggaccccgacggtcacctagtccagccccctccaaatggaggcaggaatctttttgtcctaCATGGGGTtcaaaccacaaccctgagattaagagtgtcatgctctaccgactgatctATCCCAGGATCGCGGCAGTCTTGCCAGGAAATAGACTGTGGGCGAGGAGCGCTCCTTTCCACCCGCCCCCCATATTTGACTGCCTGAGCACCGCCCCCCCTCGCCCTCTGCGCTGCCCCATTCCTCCTGCACTTCGTCGAGGCAGCCCTTCCTATCCTGTTTATCTTTCCTCACATAAAAACACCCTTTCTCTCCACTACCCGAACCGCCCCCCCCCGCGCGGCAGAATGGTCCCGTCCAACCGTCCATTCTTCCCTCCCCTCAGAACTACTAGGGGAAAACACACCTGGagaggggcaggggtggggtggggggatgggggacGCGGAACCTTGTTCACCTCAGTCCGCCATTTTATGATGACGCCACCCGCACCGGCGGCCGAAATCTCACTTCCGTTCTCAAATGAACTCCGGCAACTAAAGAGTGGCGGCGGGAGGGGCGGGAAAAAAAAGATTGAAATGGAGGGCGGGGCAGAATTAGGTTCCGGCCGGGAAGTTCTTCCCGCCCACCTCCCCTGACAAAACTACGTATCCCATGATGCTTAGCCCCAAAAATGAACTCCGCCAGCGGCCGAGTTTTTCCTCAGCGTGAGGGGAAATGTAGTTCCTAAGTGCCTCGCTGAGGTTAACTGCTTGAGTGCCAAGGACAGGATGAAATGAGAACGAATCGGAATAGGCTATGTTAGGAAGTACTGTAGGTTGTAGCTGCAGCACGCAAAGGAGCGTCCGCTCACCCGCAAAGCTGCATAAGATAATTTCCCAACATTTATTGCGGTTTTTAGGCTGAAGGCACTGCAATGCTGGGCAgaagagggaaataaata containing:
- the MYNN gene encoding myoneurin isoform X2; the encoded protein is MFLCLLRPKQGSCVSIPKMQYSHHCEHLLERLNKQREVGFLCDCTIVIGECQFKAHRNVLASFSEYFGAFYRDTSESNIFLDQNQVKADGFQKLLEFIYTGDLNLDSWNVKEIHQAADYLKVEEVVTKCKIKMEDFAFIANPSSTEISSITGNIALNQQTCLLTLRDYNSQERLDSPSVDTVQSPVLIATTGKKSLQTKKRKKAFSSPKNLPNKPAQYPSDAAENSAVEMFLDANKLATEITEQAAQGGDNSELQLTPVVESETFAAQEILVQTMTMKSKRGKAQQDCALKEHCLSNIASDKNSYQLESSGEELDPKYPKAKPVCNTCGKVFSEASSLRRHMRIHKGVKPYVCQLCGKAFTQCNQLKTHVRTHTGEKPYKCELCDKGFAQKCQLVFHSRMHHGEEKPYKCDACNLQFATSSNLKIHARKHSGEKPYVCDRCGQRFAQASTLTYHVRRHTGEKPYVCDTCGKAFAVSSSLITHSRKHTGEKPYICGICSKSFISSGELSKHFRSHTGERPFVCELCGNSYTDIKNLKKHKAKVHAGSENPLDPITLDHSFNDQDSIPNEKSPLLESADVKPSDIALPLPFGTEDHQVLLPVTDSQSPQSDTLLRSTITGYSEPQFIFLQQLY
- the MYNN gene encoding myoneurin isoform X1, whose translation is MFLCLLRPKQGSCVSIPKMQYSHHCEHLLERLNKQREVGFLCDCTIVIGECQFKAHRNVLASFSEYFGAFYRDTSESNIFLDQNQVKADGFQKLLEFIYTGDLNLDSWNVKEIHQAADYLKVEEVVTKCKIKMEDFAFIANPSSTEISSITGNIALNQQTCLLTLRDYNSQERLDSPSVDTVQSPVLIATTGKKSLQTKKRKKAFSSPKNLPNKPAQYPSDAAENSAVEMFLDANKLATEITEQAAQGGDNSELQLTPVVESETFAAQEILVQTMTMKSKRGKAQQDCALKEHCLSNIASDKNSYQLESSGEELDPKYPKAKPVCNTCGKVFSEASSLRRHMRIHKGVKPYVCQLCGKAFTQCNQLKTHVRTHTDTAKASSSILYTGEKPYKCELCDKGFAQKCQLVFHSRMHHGEEKPYKCDACNLQFATSSNLKIHARKHSGEKPYVCDRCGQRFAQASTLTYHVRRHTGEKPYVCDTCGKAFAVSSSLITHSRKHTGEKPYICGICSKSFISSGELSKHFRSHTGERPFVCELCGNSYTDIKNLKKHKAKVHAGSENPLDPITLDHSFNDQDSIPNEKSPLLESADVKPSDIALPLPFGTEDHQVLLPVTDSQSPQSDTLLRSTITGYSEPQFIFLQQLY
- the MYNN gene encoding myoneurin isoform X3; the encoded protein is MQYSHHCEHLLERLNKQREVGFLCDCTIVIGECQFKAHRNVLASFSEYFGAFYRDTSESNIFLDQNQVKADGFQKLLEFIYTGDLNLDSWNVKEIHQAADYLKVEEVVTKCKIKMEDFAFIANPSSTEISSITGNIALNQQTCLLTLRDYNSQERLDSPSVDTVQSPVLIATTGKKSLQTKKRKKAFSSPKNLPNKPAQYPSDAAENSAVEMFLDANKLATEITEQAAQGGDNSELQLTPVVESETFAAQEILVQTMTMKSKRGKAQQDCALKEHCLSNIASDKNSYQLESSGEELDPKYPKAKPVCNTCGKVFSEASSLRRHMRIHKGVKPYVCQLCGKAFTQCNQLKTHVRTHTDTAKASSSILYTGEKPYKCELCDKGFAQKCQLVFHSRMHHGEEKPYKCDACNLQFATSSNLKIHARKHSGEKPYVCDRCGQRFAQASTLTYHVRRHTGEKPYVCDTCGKAFAVSSSLITHSRKHTGEKPYICGICSKSFISSGELSKHFRSHTGERPFVCELCGNSYTDIKNLKKHKAKVHAGSENPLDPITLDHSFNDQDSIPNEKSPLLESADVKPSDIALPLPFGTEDHQVLLPVTDSQSPQSDTLLRSTITGYSEPQFIFLQQLY
- the MYNN gene encoding myoneurin isoform X4, coding for MEDFAFIANPSSTEISSITGNIALNQQTCLLTLRDYNSQERLDSPSVDTVQSPVLIATTGKKSLQTKKRKKAFSSPKNLPNKPAQYPSDAAENSAVEMFLDANKLATEITEQAAQGGDNSELQLTPVVESETFAAQEILVQTMTMKSKRGKAQQDCALKEHCLSNIASDKNSYQLESSGEELDPKYPKAKPVCNTCGKVFSEASSLRRHMRIHKGVKPYVCQLCGKAFTQCNQLKTHVRTHTDTAKASSSILYTGEKPYKCELCDKGFAQKCQLVFHSRMHHGEEKPYKCDACNLQFATSSNLKIHARKHSGEKPYVCDRCGQRFAQASTLTYHVRRHTGEKPYVCDTCGKAFAVSSSLITHSRKHTGEKPYICGICSKSFISSGELSKHFRSHTGERPFVCELCGNSYTDIKNLKKHKAKVHAGSENPLDPITLDHSFNDQDSIPNEKSPLLESADVKPSDIALPLPFGTEDHQVLLPVTDSQSPQSDTLLRSTITGYSEPQFIFLQQLY